AGGCTGATTCTAAAAGACAAGGCTGTTAACGCCGCTAAAGATTGAGACTCGCCTCAAACGTACCGTCGAAGCGTTTCACAATCAAATGCTTGAGCTCGAGTAGCATCAAGGCCGATGCCAACTCGGGTGAAGATTTTCCCGTTCGATCAATCAGGCGATCCATATCGAGTACTTCCCCGCCTTCAAATTGCTTCATGATCAGCTGCTCCTCATCCGACAATTGAAATGATTGGGTGACGGTTTCTGCCGGTTCATCGGTCGACTTGTCGATCAGCAAATAGCCAAGCTCTTCTACCACGTCCTCGGGCTTGGCTAATAAGCTGGCACCTTCACGAATCAATTGATGGCAGCCACGACTGGTCGATTGGTCCATACGCCCAGGCACCGCAAATACAGTTCTCCCCTGCTCGGCCGCAAATCGAGCGGAGATCATGCTTCCCCCATAAAGATCTGACTCTACCACAATCAAACCCTGACACATGCCGCTAACAATGCGGTTACGCATGGGGAATGTCTGCCGATCAGCTCGTCGCCCAAACGGAAACTCACTTACTACTGCCCCAGTCTTGGCAATTTGATTAAACAATTCAAAATTCTCTGCGGGATAGACGATATCCATGCCACATCCCATCACGGCAATGGTTTTCCCATCTACCTCCAAGGCTCCTTTGTGAGCTTAGGTATCCACACCACGGGCGCCGCCACTCACAATGCAAAATCCACAACGCGCCAGCTCACGCCCCAACTTACGTGCTACTTGCCTACCATAAACCGAAGTCTTCCGGCTGCCGACAATGGCGACAGCAGGTCGGTCCAGGTCATATTCACCTTTCCAATACAATCCGATAGGGGGATCGTAGATCTCCTTCAACAAGGCGGGGTATTCCTCCGATTCGGTAATCACAAATCGAATACCCGATTGCTCCATTTGCCTGAGCTGTTTTTCGAGATCAAGATGAGTTTGCCAAGAACGTAAGGTATTAACAATGGCGTCACCGACACCTTTGACATTCTTCAGTTGGCTGGAGCTAGCATTAAAAATCGAAACCGGATCTCCGTGAAATGCATCCAACAACCGCCGAAGAGTGATCGGCCCAATATTCGGCAAACCATTTAGAACGATGAAGGCGTTATAACGATTGAGTTCCATTGAGAATCAGGAGGGTTAATAACTATCCTGCCTCATTCCCGCCTTAAAGAAAACTCAAAATATCGGTAGCCTTCGCAGCCACCTGCCCTTGCCGTTGGGCCATGGCATCTGCCGCGGCACCCTGCCAGGCTACCCCTTCAGCGACTGATACCAATAAATCGCTATTCGGTATGGCAATACGCCCTCCTACGAGACCCGACAAAATATCGCCGCTACCGCCCCGTGCCAAAACCGGACCACCGGCGCACGAGTAAACAGCAAGTCCCTCGCCTGCGATTAAAGTAGGGGATCCTTTCATGATGACAACGCAACCGGTATCACTCGCTAACTTCAAAACATCCATCTCGGAAACAGGCGTATTCAACTCGCGATCTAACAACCGATTAAACTCTCCGACGTGAGGACTGACCACGCAAGATCGGCCCTGCCAATCAAGAGAAACGATGCCCAGGCGCAACCCATCCGCATCGAGCAATACAGGTGCATCACTCAGTGCAAGCACCTCTTCGATCAAGGTTGCTGTCTCCTCATGTGTGCCCATTCCGGGACCGATGATCCAACCACTTGCTCTTTTGGCATGCTGGCGAATCAGACCTAATCCCTCCAAGGCCAATCCCCCATGTTCTGGGATCTCGGGCAACCCAACCCACATCGCTTCAGGAATCTTTCCCGCAGCTTCGGCAACGATACTTTCCGGAACGAAACAGGTTACCAGGCCCACTCCACTTTTAAGTGCAGATTGTGTCGCCATCAGAATGGCTCCAGGCATGGTGGTTGAACCGCCCACTAAAAAGACATGACCATACGTTTTCTTGTGGGTCTGCGACAAACGCAGGCTTCTTTGAAAGCTCAGGATAGCTTTGGACAATACGTAACGATCGGCCTCTAAGGATTGATCGAAAAATCCGATGTCCAGATAGCGAATGCGCCCTACCTTTGATCGATTGGCAGAAGCAAACAAAGCCGACTTGGCAATTCCAGTAGCATATGAGAAGTCTGCTCGAAAGGCATCTTGATCGGCTTCGTCCCCTAGCCCACTAGGAAGATCGACCGCAATTCGACAGGCGATTCCTTCGTGGCTATGGGTCCATCGTAGAAGCTCCAAGGCTGGCGTGCGCAGAGGAGGTCTAAATTGCATCCCCAGAATTCCATCCACACAAAGATCGAAATCTTCGTCTCCCAGAAATATACTCAACTGTCTTTCAATGGTGCCCTGGTCTCCAGCTCTCAAAGAAAGGTAACGAAGCCTATTTCCACCTGCGACCTGTAACTGGTCCAAACATCGCCTGACTAGAGGTCGCAGATGCCCTAGTCCGTAGGGGAAAACCAAGTCTGCCTGTGCCTCGGTATTTGAAGCAAGGATATGACGAGTTGCAATCAATGCATCACCTCCATTGTGTCCTTTGCCAACGAGTATGAGTGCCCGACGAATCGGTCTCCTTCCTAATACCTCCTGAACATCCAGCTGTGCTTGGGAAGCGATGGCCGCGCCGGCACAATTCATTGCCTTCCACTCTTCTGCTTCATCGCCTTTGAAGTAGTCTTTTTCAAAAGCTTGAGACTCGGCACAATCAAGCACTGGATGCAAGTAGCCGGAATCTCGAAGAGTCATCTTATTCGCCTTTAGTTTCGTTTACTAAAACTGCAACAGCAACCGCTGTAGTGCTTGTATGGGATAAGGTGATACGAACATCCGTAGCTCCTAAAGTTTTCAACAAAGCTTTGCTCAGATCGTCGAAACGGACAAGCGGCTCCATTCGCGAGCCATGGTAGATGGAACAAGAGGTCCAACTAAAGAGTTTTCCGATTCCGGTAGAAAAGCTTTTTGAGACGGCTTCCTTTGCAGCAAATCGTACCGCTAGATGGGGAAACGGATTCGATTTGCTCATACAGTAATCTTGTTCCTCCTGGGTAAATACACGTTTGAGGAAACGATCTTTCTGTCGTTCATAGACCTCTCGCACACGCTCGACTTCGATCACATCAACGCCCACATTGAGAAAGGTAGCTCCAGTTGGAAAGGTCGCGGCTAACTCAGCCAAGCTGGGTTCCTCATAGGACATTCATCAACCTCCTCATTTCACGCACCGATTCTTGAACACCCGTAAATAATGAACGGCTAACGAGACTATGCCCGATGTTCAATTCATGTAAGTGCGGAAGCGTACGAACTTCGCTCACGTTCACGTAGTTGATGCCATGGCCTGCATTAATCTGTAATCCACAACCATGTCCCAATTCCGCGCCGGATTTGAGTCGTAAGAATTCATTATCACGTTCCGGAGTATAATAAGCATTCGAGTAGGCCCCAGTATGAAGCTCCACTGCAGTCGCTCCTAAATCAGCTGAAGCCTGGATATGTGCCGGCACTGGATCGATAAATAGACTTACAATGACGCCGGCCTCATTCAGCCCATTCACGACCTTGGCAACTCGGTCTTTGAACTGGATGACATCAAGCCCCCCTTCGGTTGTAATCTCCTCCCGGCTTTCGGGAACGATGCAGGCGTAGTCCGGTTTCAACTCCAAGGCAAAGTCCAGCATCGCGTCGGTAGCCGCCATTTCCAAATTCAAGGGAATCCGAAGACACTCACGAAGTCGCTCCACGTCGCGCTGTTGCATATGGCGCCGATCTTCACGCAAGTGAACGGTTATACTATCAGCTCCGGCAATCTCACATTGCTGGGCATAAAATACAGGATCCGGCTCGACAATTCCGCCCGTCGTTTCAGCGGATTCACGATACCGGGCTTGTCTGACCGTTGCGCAGTGGTCGATGTTAACACCGAGTAATAGCTCTTGTTGGCTCATAATAAAATTCAAGGAGGGGCACCGTAGAGCCTCCAATCAGGTCGTTCCAGACAATAAAGCTCAAACTGTTTTAGGATAACGCAGCCTTCACTTGGGCCGAGGCGATCTTCATATCCAATGCAGCTCCGTGCTCTTTCTTTAGCTGCCCCATCACGAGTCCCATTTCTTTCATGCTACTTGCACCCGTCGCTTCAATTGCTGTGGCAACTAATTCGGGATAGGCACTTTCTTCAAGCTTGGCCGGGAGTAGTGCTGTCAGTAATTCAACGCATTGATTGAGCTCACCCGCCTTGTCATCGCGACCTGCCT
This genomic stretch from Opitutia bacterium ISCC 52 harbors:
- a CDS encoding pyridoxine 5'-phosphate synthase, with product MSQQELLLGVNIDHCATVRQARYRESAETTGGIVEPDPVFYAQQCEIAGADSITVHLREDRRHMQQRDVERLRECLRIPLNLEMAATDAMLDFALELKPDYACIVPESREEITTEGGLDVIQFKDRVAKVVNGLNEAGVIVSLFIDPVPAHIQASADLGATAVELHTGAYSNAYYTPERDNEFLRLKSGAELGHGCGLQINAGHGINYVNVSEVRTLPHLHELNIGHSLVSRSLFTGVQESVREMRRLMNVL
- the acpS gene encoding holo-ACP synthase; the encoded protein is MSYEEPSLAELAATFPTGATFLNVGVDVIEVERVREVYERQKDRFLKRVFTQEEQDYCMSKSNPFPHLAVRFAAKEAVSKSFSTGIGKLFSWTSCSIYHGSRMEPLVRFDDLSKALLKTLGATDVRITLSHTSTTAVAVAVLVNETKGE
- a CDS encoding NAD(P)H-hydrate dehydratase, with amino-acid sequence MTLRDSGYLHPVLDCAESQAFEKDYFKGDEAEEWKAMNCAGAAIASQAQLDVQEVLGRRPIRRALILVGKGHNGGDALIATRHILASNTEAQADLVFPYGLGHLRPLVRRCLDQLQVAGGNRLRYLSLRAGDQGTIERQLSIFLGDEDFDLCVDGILGMQFRPPLRTPALELLRWTHSHEGIACRIAVDLPSGLGDEADQDAFRADFSYATGIAKSALFASANRSKVGRIRYLDIGFFDQSLEADRYVLSKAILSFQRSLRLSQTHKKTYGHVFLVGGSTTMPGAILMATQSALKSGVGLVTCFVPESIVAEAAGKIPEAMWVGLPEIPEHGGLALEGLGLIRQHAKRASGWIIGPGMGTHEETATLIEEVLALSDAPVLLDADGLRLGIVSLDWQGRSCVVSPHVGEFNRLLDRELNTPVSEMDVLKLASDTGCVVIMKGSPTLIAGEGLAVYSCAGGPVLARGGSGDILSGLVGGRIAIPNSDLLVSVAEGVAWQGAAADAMAQRQGQVAAKATDILSFL
- a CDS encoding GatB/YqeY domain-containing protein, with product MKDNLKQLHQKARLARDPIATEAYGAALAAIQEGEVRANKDFDEAQQIQVVQKEAGKFKESAEAFAKAGRDDKAGELNQCVELLTALLPAKLEESAYPELVATAIEATGASSMKEMGLVMGQLKKEHGAALDMKIASAQVKAALS